The nucleotide sequence ATTGTCATAGACGTTTTCATAATTCCAGTGTAAATGATTGAATTTCATGCTTTCCTGTAAAGCGATGAGGGCATCATCTAAATCACCACTATCTCGATAAACAAGCGCAAGATTTCTCCATGTTGCGAATAAATAACTTTTCGAATTTTGAGTGTAATTATCAATTGCACTTTTTAAATGGTCCACGGCCTGATCATAAGCCTTGAATCGACTGTATATTTTCGATCTATTGTCAAAAAGAATCCCATACAAATCGCTTGATTTTGAAGTGTTGTCAACTAATTGAAATGCCTTGTCATTGTAAGCCAATGCTTTGGCGGAATCTCCTGTTTCCGAATAGCATCTCGATAAATCTCGATAAATAAAAACCTGATTATATGGATTTGATTTTTTCAGATCTTCTTCGAATACGAGACACTTTTTTAAATAATAAAGACTGGAATCAAAATTTTCATTTTCTTTAAATCCGTATGAAATGGTATGATAAAAAGAGGCTATTGATAAATTCTCTTCTCCAAATAGATTGGTATAGATCTGAATCGATTTATTAAAAAGTTCATGTCCTTTTCTGAACTGATTTGTGTTGATAAAAGCCTTTCCGAGATTTCCCAAAACATCGGCATATAAAGAACCAGTATTTTTTAGTCTAACAAGAATATTTACTGCATTCTCTAGATACTCAATCGCACGATCATTCATTCCTCTATCTATATATATAGAGGCAAGGTTGTTTAGATCTTCTGCAACAAATAAATGATCATTTCCATAAAGTTCTTTATCTATTTCATAGGCCTTTTTATAGGTTTTGAGTAATTCTTCGAAATTACCGGTTTGAATGTAGATGTATCCCATATTTACATAAACTGCACTCAGCCCCGAGAGGCCCTCTTTTCCAAGTGGCTTAGAGATTCTTTCTGTCTCTTTAAAGTGATCAACTGCCTGTTGATTTTCCCCTTGGAACATGCAAATGATGCCTTTTTGTAAATAGGTCTCTCCAACGATTTTATGAGTCGGTCCGAAGTGTGCTAGTTCTTTCTCAAGGTTTTTAGATGCTAACTCTTGAGCTTCTTCTAATTTGTTTAATCTCCACAGATTTTGAATGATTCTATTTTCAGCGGTAAAGAATACCTCCATTGAGTCAATTTCAATAGATAGGGCCTTAACTCGGCTATAAACTTTTATACTCTCCTCATGAAGAGAATTATCTAATAATTGCTGACCATCCTTCATAAGAGAGTCAATCAAAGTAGTTTTTTTCGATTGAGCGAACACATAGCTGTTTAGAGCGCAGATAAGCAGGATTACGAAGAATCGCATAGTGAGTGGTGTTAGTAAGATTATGCAAAATAAGACCTCATTAATTAAATGAGTGAGAGTGAGTAAGAAGTAGAAATCTTATAAGATTAAAGATACAGTAATCAGTTTTGACGCCAACAAGCCAATCGAATAACGATATACTATAATTTATTCTATCTCTTGGTAGATGTCTTTATTGAGCATATCCTCTTCAGGGGAAAGAATTTTTTTACCTAAACATCCCACGCTTCCACCGATAGCTTACCATCAGATATATACCAATAATGTTTATTGCAGCTATAGAAATAAGCAGGGTAGAAGGAATCTCAGGAAGTTGCATTGCCCCCCAGTCAATAGTGAAGTTATTTCGTACTTTAAGAAGCCCACTGCTTAGAACGTTCATCAATTCTGGCGTTTTGATGGCCACACTTTCTGTTTGCATAAACAGATAGATGAGTGTTCCAAAAAACAGCCCACCTATAATTACCCAAGCTTGCTTACTGATTAGTGGTTGGTATTCAAATACTTCAGATGACTTATCGATACGCTGCATCACCTGTTCGGTAATATCTAAAACAGGCTTAGTCTCACTTTCCTTAAACAGGGTCTTTAAAAATTGATCTTCTCCGCTCATGCTATAGTGTATTTTCTTTAACTCCCATTTCTTTTAAAATCTCCAATAGCTTCTTTCTACTTCTATGTAGCAAAATTTTCACATTGGAAATTGTCAAATCTGTTACTTCTGAAATCTCCTTGATGGATGATTCACTATAATAAAATAAAGTTACTACAGATCTTTCATCCGGTTTGAGTTGATCCAATGCTTTCGCCAGAATGGCACTTCGATCATCCAAATCCAATTTTCTTGATGGGCCATCCTCTCCTGCTGCATGAGAAGTTTCAGCTTTCTCTATTGATACTTTATCATGCACCTTTAGCCGAAACCTTGTCAAGCATCCAAAATATGCAATACGGATAAGCCAGGTAGAAAAAGCTGCCTCACCCCGAAATTGACTCAATGAGCGATACGCCTTCACAAAAGTATCCTGTACGACCTCCTCAGCATCCTCTTTGTTTCCCATCAGGTAATGAACATAACTATACACTTTAGCTTCATACTTATCCACCAGGATCGCAAAGTTGCGCCACTCTCCAGCCAGGATTCGTTCGATAAGTTCAGCTTCGGTCTTCATGCTCATTTTCACCTTAGACTACATGAATAGAGGATCGGTTACGATAAATTTTAACTTTTTGTAACCTCCTTCCGAAAGGGGTAGTCAATGACCTTGAATTCGAATATTAATTTAAATAAAACATATGGAACCTCTTATAGTATTCTTAGCGCTCTTCGGTACAGTCTTCGGAATAGCGTATGTATTTCTGACCACCCGAAACAAGGAGCGCCTCGCACTCATTGAAAAAGGAGTAGACGCTTCATTGTTTGCTACCAAGGGAGTGAAATTCTCAATAGCCAAGTTCATCCTCAACATCGCCTTACTCTTTATGGGCATAGGAACAGGTGTATTCATTGGTAATTATCTGGCCATATCGCTACGTATGGATGAAGATGTTTTGATCCCATCCATGTTGTTCATTTTTGGAGGGCTAGGTTTGGTTGTAGGCTTTTTCATTACTAGAAGCTTAGAAAAAAGCGAAGAGTAAAAAGGATACCAACTCAGACTAAGAAGGTGTGGGCCAAAGGGCTTACGCCTTTTTCTTTCTTAGGAGAGAACTAGTCACTTTCTACATCTGCTGATATTCGGGCCTGCCGGCAAAGGCAGGCTATCTGCTATATCCCTCCCTTTCAGTCCGGGGATGTCGCGCCTATCCCGTCTGGGTTGCTAAAGAATTTGCCTTGAAAGTATTTCTTGACTCTGCAAGGAAGTGTCATACCATGCCTAACACGCATTTTCTGCTATTCTGAAGATACCGTATCAAGTATGGTATGACAAGTTGGAGTAGCGCCATATTATATCATTCTGTCATACCGTGCTTGATCCGCAATGGAATTGACGGCATCCTATTTCTTTCTTGGAAACTTCGATTACTAAGAGGCACTGATTTATTGAACTATCGTCAAGACCAATTCTTAGATAAATCTTCCCACTTTGGATTTTCTTTCTCAATAAGCTCAACTTTCCATTGTCGCTTCCATTTCTTGATCAGTTTTTCTCTTTTGATTGCTTCGTTTACGTCATTATGAGTCTCAAACCACATAAGTTGATCCACTTGATATTTTCTTGTAAAAGATTTGGGATCTAGTTTTTGTTTATGCTCAAATATTCTCCGTTCAATGTCATTGGTCATTCCGGTATAAAGTACTGTCTTAGAATAATTTGTGAGAATATAAACGTAGTATTCTTTGTATGGCATGCGGTCCTCCGAGTCAGCGTTTTTCTCTTTTCATATTCTCATCTGAAGATACCGCATCAAGTGCGGTATGACAAACCACTGAAATGTCATGCCGTGCTAGACACGGCATCTTCCTAAAATACTTGTCGATAGCATCAGACTTCCGATGTTTTCAAAACATCGGAAGTCTTTCATGATAGAAGACACTTGTGTCTAACTTCGCGGCTTATGTCCTTCGATCCAAAATCCATTGATCTTCCTATAGTAGATGTTATTGATGATGTAAAGCATCACCTGTCGTCATCTTCCACCTTGATTGTACATGCTCCTCCAGGAGCAGGAAAGAGCACGTTGCTGCCATTGGCTTTGATCGAGGAAGCATGGCTTGAAGGTCAAAAAATTATTATGCTGGAACCTCGTCGGTTGGCAGCCAAATCCATTGCCATGCGGATGGCCGAACTGATAGGAGAGGAGGCAGGAGAGACCATTGGCTATCGCATTCGGTTCGAAACAAGGGTGAGTGAGCAGACGAAGATTGAGGTGGTAACCGAAGGGATTCTTACGCGCATGCTACATGGAGATAATTCTTTGGAAGGAATAGGGCTGGTGATCTTCGATGAATTTCATGAACGAAGTATTCATGCCGATGTAGCACTCGCACTTTGTAGAGAATCGCAGCAGGTACTACGATCAGATCTTAAGATTATGGTAATGTCTGCAACTCTGGATATGCCTCAGCTTACAAGCGCACTTAAAGCAGAAGTAGTAGAGAGTAAGGGGCGGCAATATCCGGTAGAAGTATTTCATGCGGGTGATCAAGACATGATGATGATTGCCGAGATGACAGCCAATGTGATTGTAAAGGCCACAAAAGATCATGAAGGAGATGTGCTAGCATTTTTTCCAGGGCAAGGGGAGATTACCAAATGTGAAGGAATCCTTCGGTCTAAGCTGAAAGGGTTTGCGTTGCATCCACTATATGGCCAACTTCCATATGGCAAGCAGAAGGCAGCCATTCTCCCGAATCGAGATGGCAAGCGAAAAGTGGTGTTAGCTACAAACATTGCTGAAACTAGTTTAACGATTGAGGGAATCAAGATTGTAGTGGATACAGGTTTTGGTAGAACAATGAAATGGGATCCCAAAGCAGGGTTGTCTCGGTTAGAGACCATTCAGATATCAAAAGATTCTGCTGATCAGCGAGCGGGACGAGCGGGACGATTAAGTGCTGGTGTATGCTATCGGATGTGGTCCAAAGCGACTGATGAACGATTGCAACCTCATCGTATTCCAGAAATCATGGAGGCGGACCTTGCATCATTAGCATTAGATCTTGCACAATGGGGCATCACTGATCCCAATCAATTAACATGGCTGAGTCCACCACCAAGAGGAGCGTGGATGGCTGCTCTAGACACCTTGCACCAGCTAGATGCACTAGAGGATGGAAAAATCACGGAGCATGGCAAAAACATGCATGCTTTGCCGTGCCATCCAAGACTAGCACATATGCTGATTATGGCAGAGGAGGAAGATTTGGTTGCGCTAGCGGCTGATATAGCAGCAATGTTGGAAGAGCGAGACCCATTGGGAAGAGAAGCAGGTATTGATATCAATACGCGCATAGAAGTTTTACGTACGCACCGTAGAGAGAATAGAAAAGGAGGAAGATTTGATCGGATAGAAAAGGTGTCTGCTTCTTATCGAAAACTGTTTGATGAAGAACCAGATAACGACGAGTTTGATCCTTATGAAACAGGCCTCCTATTGACCCATGCATTTCCTGAGCGCATCGCCTTTGCTCGACCAGGCAACAATGCTCAGTTTAAGCTAGCGAATGGACGCATAGCTTCAGCAGGGCACAAGGATGATCTGGCACATGAATCATGGCTAGCGATTGCCAACTTGGATGCGAGAGATGGCATGGGCAAAATTTTTATGGCCTCTCCTCTCAATCCGAAAGATTTGGCTTCTCGTGTCAAAGAGATAGAAGTAGTCGAATGGGATACCGAAGATGGAGGCCTGGTTGCCACGAAAGACCTAAGAATTGGAAGTATTGTATTGAAATCTGTCCCGCTTGCGGATTCCGATCCATCGCACTTGCAGCAAGCAATAGTAGATGCAATCAAAAAAGAAGGGCGCACACTTTTGGATTGGAATGAAGATGTGGAACAGCTACAGAATCGAATTTTAAGTTTGCGAAAATGGAGGCCATCTGAGGCCTGGCCAGACCTGAGTACAGATACGTTATCAATGACCAATGGAGAATGGCTTTCACCATACCTGAATGATATCAAAAAGCCACAGGATTTGAAGAAAATCAACCTGTATGCAGTGCTCTTCAATTCGCTTGAGTATGATATGCAGCAACGTGTGAATAAGTTAGCCCCATCCAAGATAGAAGTACCGAGTGGTTCATCGATCAAGATCATGTATCGGGACAATGGTGAAGCACCGGTCTTAGCTGCTCGAGTACAGGAGCTATTTGGCATGGCAGAAACACCAACAGTTAATGCAGGGAAACAATCGTTATTGATTCACTTGCTTTCCCCAGGATTCAAGCCTGTGCAGGTTACCGCTGATCTTAAAAACTTCTGGAATGAGACGTATTTTGAAGTACGCAAAGAACTGAAAAGACGCTATCCGAAACACTCTTGGCCCGATGACCCATGGACAGCTGAGGCAGTGAGAGGTGTGAAGCGACAAGAGCGCAGCTAATAATTGAAAGACTTCATTGTCCACTCCTGTCATTTCGAGTAGGCGAGAAATCTATGCTTAAGATTTCTCCTATCGTCGAAAAGACATGGATGTAGATAGATACTAGAATGATGTTATTACTTTTTATAGCTCAGAAAACAGTCTAATCATGAGCTATAAACTAACAATTTATAGCTCATACCTTTCTTTTGATTAACTCAAGGCAAATCCCTCGGCAATCTATACGGGATGGGAGCCGAGCTGTTCCACGACAAGGCGTACAGCGTGAGCATAAGTAGTGTTGGAATGCAGTTTATCTCTCCAACTTTTATTCTTTTCATAAAAACGCAACTATTTATTCGACATTTACGATTAATATATTAATTTCGGTTTTGTCGAATAAATAAAAAGGACTAACACTTACAGAGCCGAGTAAATAAAATACTATGAGAAATTTCACAATTATTCTACTGCTAAATGTAGCCTCTGTATTAACATCATGCGGTCAAAATTCATCTCTTGAAGGATCAGGTTTTGTTCCAACGGAAGGGATTACAGTCCCTATACACAAGTCAAACCTTGGTAAAATCATTTTCACGTCTGAGGTGATCCCTTTAGATAAATACAAGGAGAGTGATTTTCTATCTTCTTTTGAAATCGAAGAAGATAGCGAATTCTACATTAGAGCATTTTTTGGTAATTCATTGACCAATTACCTGCATGAACTAGACACTACTCTATCAGCGGAGCAATTGACGAAAAAAGGTAATTATCAGCTTTCGTTCTATGTAGATGGCGATCTCATTTATACTGAGAACGTCAATACAGGAGCTGGTTCGCCTAAATACAAAAATAAAAACACAACCTTGCATGTCCCATTATTAAGTCAGATAAACACGGATTTTTGGAGTCGGTTTTTATGGATGCGTTTTTACTATAAAAATGGTGGTGAAGCTGCATTAGAAACAGGAACACATCTTCTCAAAATAGAAATACGTCCATACCTGAAAAATGACGAAATCATTGTTGGTGACATTATTGCTGAAGGTGAAATCAACTTAAAACTGGCTGAGCCGGAGAAGGTGTCAGAAGAGCAAATAGCTATTCAGCCAATTGAAAAAAATAATGATTGGGAACCATCAAGCGATAGTTATGACGAAGAGAAAATTAGAGAACTCAATCAAAAAATCGCTCAAAATAAATTCAAGGACATCACCAGTGTTGTGGTTGTCAAAGGTGGTAAACTTCTCATTGAGGAATATTTTAATGGTGCAAATCGGAATACGTTACATGATACACGTTCCGTTGGAAAATCTTTTGCGTCTACCATAACAGGTATCGCCATTGAAGAAGGCTATCTTAAAAGTACGGATCAAACACTCAACGAATTTTATGACCTCACCAAGTTTGATAACTATTCAACTCAAAAAGATCTTGTAACATTAAAAAGTCTCTTGACCATGAGTTCGGGATTTGATGGTTCTGACAGTAATTATGATTCGCCTGGAAATGAAGATAACATACAAAGTACCGATAATTGGATGGAGTCCACTTTAAATTTATCTATGGATAATACGAGGAAGGTAGGTGAGCAATGGGATTATTTTACAGCCGGTGTTATGGTTCTTGGTGATATTATAGAAAAATCTGTTCCAGGAGGTTTAGAAAAATTTGCAGATAAAAAATTGTTTGAACCTTTGGGAATCTCTAATTATAAATGGTTCTATACCCCGCAAAATGTACCCTATACTGGAGGAGGGTTAGAAATGAATTCCTTAGATTTTGCTAAGTATGGCCAACTCTACAAAAACGATGGTGTTTGGAATGGGAAACAAATTTTACCATCACAATGGGTAACCAAGACCATGACAAATTATTTTCCAGAAATACCAGATCAACCCGGTTATGGCTTCTTATTCTGGAATCAGATATTTTCTGTGAATGGCAAATCATACGAAGCTTTTCTATGTAATGGCAATGGAGGGAATAAAGTCATTGTTTTCAAAGATCAGCCACTGGTCATTATCATCACGGCTACAGCATACAATCAGGCCTATCAATCACAGGTTGAGAATATGTTACAGAACTACATTCTGCCGGCAGTATTAGAACAATAAAACAGTACACAACACATGAAAGGAACAAACCTTGGAGAGCTAGAAGAGATCGCATTGTTGGTCGTAGCAAATCTATTTGATAACGCCTATGGCATCCTGATCAAGCAAGAAATTGAAGAAAAATGCAATCGTACCATTACGATCAGTACGGTGCATAATGTACTTCAGCGACTCAGTGAAAAGGACTATTTGGAGTCAAGGTATAGCGACCCCACACCAGAACGTGGTGGTAAGCGAAAACTATTGTTTCGAGTGACTAAAGCGGGACAAGCTGCACTCAGGACGTCACGATCCATGCGGGAAAATTTATGGTCGGGAATACCTAAAGTTGCATTCGACTGATGAAAGTCACCCCACCTAAACAGTTAATCTGGCTTCTTTCCAAATGCTGCAATCCAGCACTCTGGGAATCCATTGAAGGCGACCTGATGGAACTCTTCCTTCTCGATCTCAAGAAAAAGGGGGAGAGAAAAGCGAAATTCAATTACTTCTTAAATGCACTGGCATTTCTTCGATATCACAGGCTTAGAAAAAGGCAAAACTCAAAAAAACTCAATCATATGGCCCTTATCCAAAACTATTTGAAAGTCTCTTTCCGAGACCTAAAACGAAACAAGACATTTACCGGCATCAACCTCTTTGGGCTCATTGCAGGCATGACCGTATCTCTTCTTATGTTTCAATATGTGCTTTTTGAAACGAGTTTTGATGACTTCAACGAAGATGCAGATCGCATGTATCGAGTAATCAATGATCGATATCATAATGGAGAGCTAATTCAGCGTGGAGCAATCACTTATCCAACCATTGGCCCCACTATGTTTAAGGACTTTCCTGAAATTGAAGCTTACACTCGAATGGTACCTAGCACTGGAAATTTCATCAACTATGAAGAGCAAGTCTATCGGACAGGTGACTACCTAATAGCAGATGAGCATTTCCATTCTTTCTTTTCTTATAAGTTAATCAAGGGCAATAAGAAAGAGTGCTTGGACGCTGCTTTCAAGATGGTAATCACAGAAAGATTTGCTAAAAAATTGATTAAGAAAGGAGAGAATATAACCGACTTGATTGGTAAGCCTATCAATTTCAATTATCCAACATCTTTCATGATCACAGGAATCATGGAAAATCCCCCCAAGAATTCCCATTTACAATTTGATTTCATTACTTCTTACAAGTCGTTTATTGCCATTGAAGGGCAGGGTGCCGATACCAGTTGGGAATGGTCTGATTTTTATCACTATATCAAACTCAAAAAGGGCGTCAACCCTGAATCTTTAAATAACAAACTTGCAGATTTTAGCCTGAGGTATTTCAAAGAAGGGGAAGTCACTGGTAATGACGAAAAGTTTTCATTACAACCTTTAAATGAAATTCACCTGGACGATACCATGGAATATGAAGTGGCAATCGTGACGAATGGGGAGACAGTGTGGCTCATGCTATATATCGCTATCTTCATTGTGCTCATCGCTTGGGTAAACTACATCAATCTCAATACAAGTAGAGCTATACAACGCGCAAAAGAAGTAGGAATCAGAAAGTCAGTAGGTGCTCAAAAAAGTCAAATCATTCGTCAGTCATTCATAGAGACTCTTCTATTAAACTTCATCGCTCTCACTTTATCTATAGGTTTTGTCTTTATTCTGCAACCTATCTTCAATAATATGACAGGCTTGGATTTGAGTATGTCTATCATCCTTTTTTCATCAGTGATGGGCATACCTTTTCCTATCTTATTGATAGGCATTCTTTTTATTTTACTTGCTTTAGTTGCCCTATATCCTGCCTTACTGGTGACAAGATTCAGTACCCAAGATGTATTAAAAGGGAGTTTTCAACTTAAAGGAGAAATAACCTGGCTAAGAAAAGGAATGGTTGTTTTTCAGTTTTCCCTAGCCGTCATTCTCATAACTGCAACCATTGCTATTGCCCGTCAAATAGAATATATGGTCAATCAAGATCTCGGAATAGATTTAGATAATACCATAGTCGTTTATGGTCCCGTGATGACTAATTGGGATAGCACATTTATCTATAAAATAGATCAATTTAAAAAAGACTTAAGTTCATTGTCAGGGGTAGAGATTGCCACCATCTCTAACAGAGTGCCCGGTTCGGGCATGGGAAGAATATTTAGGATTACATCAAGTGCAGATCCTGAAGCTCAAAACCTCACGTCCAACCACATGAGCATAGATCATGAGTTCGCAGAATTGTACAATGTCGAATTCATTACAGGTAGAGATTTTAACTACAGCGATCATGACTTTGACGGTGGTGCAATAAAAAATTTCATTATTAATGAATCTGCAGTTTCACTTTTGAAATTTGACTCTCCTGAAGATGCTGTAGGTAGGTCTGTTAATTTTTACAATAAAGACTGGACCATCATTGGAGTGATGAAAGACTTTCATCAAGAATCTTTACACCGAAAAATTGCGCCTATATTTTTGCTTCCATATTATTCTACAGGCAATAACTTCTCCATCAAATTTTCGTCGCAGGTTACTCCAGCATTAGTAGAGGCTATTGAAAAACGGTACAATCAATAT is from Marinobacter alexandrii and encodes:
- a CDS encoding RNA polymerase sigma factor, whose product is MKTEAELIERILAGEWRNFAILVDKYEAKVYSYVHYLMGNKEDAEEVVQDTFVKAYRSLSQFRGEAAFSTWLIRIAYFGCLTRFRLKVHDKVSIEKAETSHAAGEDGPSRKLDLDDRSAILAKALDQLKPDERSVVTLFYYSESSIKEISEVTDLTISNVKILLHRSRKKLLEILKEMGVKENTL
- a CDS encoding DUF6249 domain-containing protein, with product MEPLIVFLALFGTVFGIAYVFLTTRNKERLALIEKGVDASLFATKGVKFSIAKFILNIALLFMGIGTGVFIGNYLAISLRMDEDVLIPSMLFIFGGLGLVVGFFITRSLEKSEE
- a CDS encoding GIY-YIG nuclease family protein — its product is MPYKEYYVYILTNYSKTVLYTGMTNDIERRIFEHKQKLDPKSFTRKYQVDQLMWFETHNDVNEAIKREKLIKKWKRQWKVELIEKENPKWEDLSKNWS
- the hrpB gene encoding ATP-dependent helicase HrpB, whose amino-acid sequence is MSFDPKSIDLPIVDVIDDVKHHLSSSSTLIVHAPPGAGKSTLLPLALIEEAWLEGQKIIMLEPRRLAAKSIAMRMAELIGEEAGETIGYRIRFETRVSEQTKIEVVTEGILTRMLHGDNSLEGIGLVIFDEFHERSIHADVALALCRESQQVLRSDLKIMVMSATLDMPQLTSALKAEVVESKGRQYPVEVFHAGDQDMMMIAEMTANVIVKATKDHEGDVLAFFPGQGEITKCEGILRSKLKGFALHPLYGQLPYGKQKAAILPNRDGKRKVVLATNIAETSLTIEGIKIVVDTGFGRTMKWDPKAGLSRLETIQISKDSADQRAGRAGRLSAGVCYRMWSKATDERLQPHRIPEIMEADLASLALDLAQWGITDPNQLTWLSPPPRGAWMAALDTLHQLDALEDGKITEHGKNMHALPCHPRLAHMLIMAEEEDLVALAADIAAMLEERDPLGREAGIDINTRIEVLRTHRRENRKGGRFDRIEKVSASYRKLFDEEPDNDEFDPYETGLLLTHAFPERIAFARPGNNAQFKLANGRIASAGHKDDLAHESWLAIANLDARDGMGKIFMASPLNPKDLASRVKEIEVVEWDTEDGGLVATKDLRIGSIVLKSVPLADSDPSHLQQAIVDAIKKEGRTLLDWNEDVEQLQNRILSLRKWRPSEAWPDLSTDTLSMTNGEWLSPYLNDIKKPQDLKKINLYAVLFNSLEYDMQQRVNKLAPSKIEVPSGSSIKIMYRDNGEAPVLAARVQELFGMAETPTVNAGKQSLLIHLLSPGFKPVQVTADLKNFWNETYFEVRKELKRRYPKHSWPDDPWTAEAVRGVKRQERS
- a CDS encoding serine hydrolase, whose protein sequence is MRNFTIILLLNVASVLTSCGQNSSLEGSGFVPTEGITVPIHKSNLGKIIFTSEVIPLDKYKESDFLSSFEIEEDSEFYIRAFFGNSLTNYLHELDTTLSAEQLTKKGNYQLSFYVDGDLIYTENVNTGAGSPKYKNKNTTLHVPLLSQINTDFWSRFLWMRFYYKNGGEAALETGTHLLKIEIRPYLKNDEIIVGDIIAEGEINLKLAEPEKVSEEQIAIQPIEKNNDWEPSSDSYDEEKIRELNQKIAQNKFKDITSVVVVKGGKLLIEEYFNGANRNTLHDTRSVGKSFASTITGIAIEEGYLKSTDQTLNEFYDLTKFDNYSTQKDLVTLKSLLTMSSGFDGSDSNYDSPGNEDNIQSTDNWMESTLNLSMDNTRKVGEQWDYFTAGVMVLGDIIEKSVPGGLEKFADKKLFEPLGISNYKWFYTPQNVPYTGGGLEMNSLDFAKYGQLYKNDGVWNGKQILPSQWVTKTMTNYFPEIPDQPGYGFLFWNQIFSVNGKSYEAFLCNGNGGNKVIVFKDQPLVIIITATAYNQAYQSQVENMLQNYILPAVLEQ
- a CDS encoding helix-turn-helix transcriptional regulator, with translation MKGTNLGELEEIALLVVANLFDNAYGILIKQEIEEKCNRTITISTVHNVLQRLSEKDYLESRYSDPTPERGGKRKLLFRVTKAGQAALRTSRSMRENLWSGIPKVAFD
- a CDS encoding ABC transporter permease, with amino-acid sequence MKVTPPKQLIWLLSKCCNPALWESIEGDLMELFLLDLKKKGERKAKFNYFLNALAFLRYHRLRKRQNSKKLNHMALIQNYLKVSFRDLKRNKTFTGINLFGLIAGMTVSLLMFQYVLFETSFDDFNEDADRMYRVINDRYHNGELIQRGAITYPTIGPTMFKDFPEIEAYTRMVPSTGNFINYEEQVYRTGDYLIADEHFHSFFSYKLIKGNKKECLDAAFKMVITERFAKKLIKKGENITDLIGKPINFNYPTSFMITGIMENPPKNSHLQFDFITSYKSFIAIEGQGADTSWEWSDFYHYIKLKKGVNPESLNNKLADFSLRYFKEGEVTGNDEKFSLQPLNEIHLDDTMEYEVAIVTNGETVWLMLYIAIFIVLIAWVNYINLNTSRAIQRAKEVGIRKSVGAQKSQIIRQSFIETLLLNFIALTLSIGFVFILQPIFNNMTGLDLSMSIILFSSVMGIPFPILLIGILFILLALVALYPALLVTRFSTQDVLKGSFQLKGEITWLRKGMVVFQFSLAVILITATIAIARQIEYMVNQDLGIDLDNTIVVYGPVMTNWDSTFIYKIDQFKKDLSSLSGVEIATISNRVPGSGMGRIFRITSSADPEAQNLTSNHMSIDHEFAELYNVEFITGRDFNYSDHDFDGGAIKNFIINESAVSLLKFDSPEDAVGRSVNFYNKDWTIIGVMKDFHQESLHRKIAPIFLLPYYSTGNNFSIKFSSQVTPALVEAIEKRYNQYFPGNYFDYLFLEDEIDSLYDDDVRVSRVSNVFATLSIIIAVLGLYGLVMITLVRKTKEIGIRKVLGANLGQLLTLLSKEFLLLVIIAVLVGAPVSYLTIMEWKSGYAYSINIGIGLILLSSFMLILISAITIGFQTRKISGNNPVESLRSE